A window from Calditrichota bacterium encodes these proteins:
- a CDS encoding nucleoside deaminase — protein sequence MEQAFREAEKALAKGEVPVGAVVVYEGRVIGRGHNLVETLQDPTAHAEIIALTAAANSLASWRLNDSVLYVTLEPCPMCMGALLLARVSGLVYGARDPRYGACGSVVDLASHKELHAGIHIVGEVMAERSSELLRQFFASVRKRAPVGQA from the coding sequence ATGGAACAGGCCTTTCGCGAGGCAGAAAAGGCCTTAGCCAAGGGGGAAGTCCCCGTGGGCGCCGTAGTTGTGTATGAGGGCAGGGTCATTGGCCGAGGGCACAACTTGGTGGAGACGCTGCAAGATCCCACCGCCCACGCCGAGATCATCGCCCTGACTGCCGCCGCCAATTCCCTTGCCTCGTGGCGGCTGAACGACAGCGTGCTCTACGTCACCTTGGAGCCCTGCCCCATGTGCATGGGGGCGCTCCTGTTAGCGCGGGTCTCTGGCTTAGTCTACGGGGCGCGTGATCCGCGCTATGGCGCGTGCGGCTCAGTGGTCGACTTGGCCAGCCACAAGGAGCTGCACGCCGGCATCCACATTGTCGGCGAGGTGATGGCGGAGCGGAGCAGCGAGCTGCTCCGTCAGTTCTTTGCCAGTGTGCGAAAGAGGGCCCCTGTGGGGCAGGCATAG